In Bradyrhizobium erythrophlei, a single genomic region encodes these proteins:
- a CDS encoding FAD-dependent monooxygenase, protein MVSPKIAIIGAGMGGMAAAGTLRQAGLDVEVFEQAHQFGRIGAGIQMLPNSMKVLRGIGVEDRLRQRAFAPYSHLNRVGDTGELKRELPMPEDLYGAPFLCMHRADLHEALTSVVPPEIIHLNKKLVRLEQNGGPVTLFFADGTTAAADAVIGADGVHSVVRDIIIGPDRPIHRGRIAYRAVFDSSRLPREISRSRVKWWGEDRHIVIYYTTKDRSQLYFVTSVPEPADWMTKESWSAKGDVHELRQAYAGFHAEVRMVLDACPDCHKWAILERDPLPTWSQGRVVLIGDACHPMTPYMAQGAATSIEDAAVLARCLKGVDVSGVEAAFKRFEAHRKPRTSKIQEISSANTWMSGGNDDPSWLYGYDAWNVSLDAPAPTPGSTPKPAAA, encoded by the coding sequence ATGGTTTCCCCCAAAATTGCAATCATTGGCGCCGGGATGGGTGGCATGGCCGCGGCCGGAACGCTTCGTCAGGCGGGCCTCGATGTCGAGGTCTTCGAGCAGGCGCATCAATTCGGCCGGATCGGCGCCGGCATCCAGATGTTGCCGAATTCGATGAAGGTCCTGCGCGGCATCGGCGTCGAGGACAGGTTGCGCCAGCGCGCGTTTGCGCCGTACTCCCATCTCAACCGCGTCGGCGATACGGGCGAGCTCAAGCGCGAATTGCCGATGCCGGAGGATCTGTACGGCGCGCCGTTCCTTTGCATGCATCGTGCTGACCTGCACGAGGCGCTGACCTCGGTCGTTCCGCCCGAAATCATTCATCTGAACAAGAAACTGGTCCGGCTCGAGCAGAACGGCGGCCCGGTCACGCTGTTCTTTGCCGATGGCACGACGGCTGCGGCCGACGCCGTGATTGGCGCCGACGGCGTCCACTCGGTCGTGCGCGACATCATCATCGGTCCCGACCGGCCGATTCACCGCGGGCGCATCGCCTATCGCGCGGTGTTCGACTCGAGTCGCTTGCCGCGGGAAATCTCGCGTTCGCGCGTCAAGTGGTGGGGCGAGGACCGCCATATCGTGATCTATTACACCACCAAGGACCGCAGCCAGCTCTATTTCGTCACCAGCGTGCCGGAGCCGGCCGACTGGATGACAAAGGAATCGTGGTCGGCGAAAGGCGACGTGCACGAGCTGCGCCAGGCCTATGCGGGCTTTCATGCCGAGGTGCGGATGGTGCTCGATGCCTGCCCGGATTGCCACAAATGGGCGATCCTTGAGCGCGACCCGCTGCCGACCTGGAGCCAGGGCAGGGTGGTTCTGATCGGCGATGCCTGCCATCCGATGACACCCTATATGGCGCAAGGCGCGGCGACGTCGATCGAGGATGCCGCTGTGCTGGCCCGTTGCCTGAAGGGCGTGGACGTCTCCGGTGTCGAAGCCGCTTTCAAGCGCTTCGAGGCGCACCGCAAGCCGCGCACGTCCAAGATCCAGGAGATTTCGAGCGCCAACACCTGGATGAGCGGCGGCAACGACGATCCAAGCTGGCTCTACGGCTATGATGCCTGGAACGTCTCGCTGGACGCGCCGGCCCCGACGCCCGGCTCCACGCCGAAACCGGCGGCCGCATGA
- a CDS encoding alpha/beta fold hydrolase: MSRAVTSSSGTISAADGASIAYTLHTAAGSKARPRIALIHSLALDRSFWDGVVPLLTPHADVLIYDCRGHGKSAKVRMTYTAELFAGDLASLLDDVKWPRAIVAGCSMGGCIAQAFAGVYPDRVRGLIVMDSTAWYGPTAPKDWRERAATAVTKGLAALSAFQSTRWVSEAFRETHADVVQKHIDVFLANDVDCYRATCEMLGDADLRHYQANLRVPLSVVVGEEDYATPVAMSEQIHQAVPSSTLSVLPKVRHLTPIECPVVIAEKILELVARVDNV, encoded by the coding sequence ATGAGCCGTGCCGTGACGTCGTCATCGGGAACGATATCGGCGGCGGATGGCGCTTCGATCGCCTATACGCTGCACACTGCGGCCGGTTCGAAAGCGCGCCCGCGCATCGCCCTGATCCATTCGCTGGCGCTCGATCGCAGCTTCTGGGACGGCGTAGTGCCTTTGCTGACCCCGCATGCGGATGTACTGATTTATGATTGCCGCGGCCACGGCAAGTCCGCCAAGGTCAGGATGACCTACACGGCCGAACTCTTTGCCGGCGATCTGGCAAGTTTGCTCGACGACGTGAAATGGCCGCGCGCCATCGTCGCCGGCTGCTCGATGGGCGGATGCATCGCGCAAGCCTTCGCCGGTGTTTATCCCGATCGCGTGCGGGGCCTTATCGTGATGGACAGCACGGCCTGGTATGGCCCGACTGCACCGAAGGATTGGCGCGAACGCGCCGCGACCGCCGTCACCAAGGGACTTGCAGCGCTGTCGGCGTTCCAGTCGACGCGCTGGGTCAGCGAGGCTTTCCGAGAGACGCACGCGGATGTGGTCCAGAAGCACATCGACGTGTTTCTTGCTAACGACGTCGATTGTTATCGCGCGACCTGCGAGATGCTCGGCGACGCCGATCTGCGCCATTATCAGGCGAACCTGCGCGTGCCACTGAGCGTGGTCGTCGGCGAAGAGGATTACGCCACGCCCGTTGCGATGTCGGAGCAGATTCATCAGGCGGTGCCGAGCTCGACGCTGTCGGTGCTGCCGAAAGTTCGCCATCTGACCCCGATCGAATGCCCGGTGGTGATTGCCGAAAAAATCCTGGAGCTGGTTGCGCGCGTCGACAATGTCTGA
- a CDS encoding MFS transporter codes for MSVVSATSRSEASGVSPSPSDFDAEQASAGLIARMEQVPTSRWFVTARIVMGSATFFDAFNALSIAFVLPILVPLWHITPPEIGILIGASYVGQIIGALAFSWGAERYGRIPCAAAATAIYAVMSLACATAWSFNVLLAFRFIQGIGVGGEMPVAATYISELSKAHGRGRFFMLYEMIFPIGLMVTGQVGAILVPLMGWQIMFLIGGIPGLIIALLLLRLPESPRWLIGKGRLAAADAVVRRLEAAASDKSGAALAAPSTETLPQQVEVPQRSRGRWGELLSPAYRGRTLIAWVLWASAYLVANGLNNWMPTLYTTLYHLELTQALRAASLTNVAQVVLVLICALVIDRTGRKFWMMGAFGMGAVTLGILGFGGAKDVSWLIVLGTISYGLIGSIAAVVYLYTPEIYPTRMRAVGTGVATSWLRIASAIGPALIGLMLGKGGGIDSVFLMFAAVAIVGLIAATRMIETRNLRLEEISR; via the coding sequence TTGTCAGTTGTCAGCGCCACGTCGCGGTCCGAGGCTTCCGGCGTTTCCCCGTCCCCGTCAGATTTCGATGCCGAACAGGCTTCCGCCGGCCTGATCGCGCGGATGGAGCAGGTGCCGACCTCGCGTTGGTTCGTCACGGCGCGGATCGTGATGGGAAGTGCTACGTTTTTCGACGCTTTCAACGCGCTGTCGATCGCCTTCGTGCTCCCGATTCTGGTGCCGCTCTGGCACATCACGCCGCCGGAGATCGGCATCCTGATCGGCGCGAGCTATGTCGGCCAGATCATTGGCGCGCTGGCGTTCAGCTGGGGTGCCGAGCGTTATGGCCGCATTCCCTGCGCGGCGGCGGCGACTGCGATTTACGCCGTCATGAGTCTGGCCTGCGCCACAGCCTGGAGTTTCAACGTCCTGCTTGCGTTTCGGTTTATCCAGGGGATCGGTGTCGGCGGCGAAATGCCGGTGGCTGCGACTTACATCAGCGAGCTTTCCAAGGCGCACGGCCGCGGCCGTTTCTTCATGCTGTATGAAATGATCTTTCCGATCGGACTGATGGTCACCGGCCAGGTCGGTGCGATACTTGTGCCGCTCATGGGATGGCAGATCATGTTCTTGATCGGGGGGATTCCTGGCCTCATCATCGCGCTGTTACTGTTGCGGTTGCCGGAATCGCCGCGCTGGCTGATCGGCAAGGGCCGGCTCGCCGCAGCCGACGCAGTCGTGCGGCGGTTGGAGGCGGCGGCCTCGGATAAGTCCGGCGCTGCGCTCGCCGCGCCAAGCACAGAGACCCTGCCTCAGCAGGTCGAGGTGCCACAGCGGTCGCGCGGCAGATGGGGCGAGTTGCTTTCGCCTGCCTACCGCGGCCGCACGCTGATCGCCTGGGTGTTGTGGGCCTCGGCCTATCTCGTCGCCAACGGTCTCAACAACTGGATGCCGACGCTTTACACCACGCTCTATCATCTTGAGTTGACCCAGGCACTCCGCGCGGCTTCGCTGACCAACGTCGCGCAGGTGGTGCTGGTGTTGATCTGCGCGCTTGTGATCGACCGTACCGGCCGCAAGTTCTGGATGATGGGCGCCTTTGGCATGGGCGCGGTGACGCTCGGCATTCTGGGATTCGGCGGCGCGAAAGATGTCTCGTGGCTCATCGTGCTCGGCACGATCAGCTATGGGCTGATCGGATCGATCGCCGCGGTCGTCTATCTCTACACGCCGGAAATATACCCAACCCGGATGCGCGCGGTGGGAACCGGGGTCGCGACGTCCTGGCTTCGGATCGCCTCGGCGATCGGACCGGCCTTGATCGGCTTGATGTTGGGCAAAGGTGGCGGCATCGATTCGGTTTTTCTGATGTTCGCGGCCGTGGCCATTGTGGGACTGATTGCCGCAACCCGCATGATCGAAACCCGAAATTTACGCCTGGAGGAAATTTCGCGCTGA
- a CDS encoding aminopeptidase, whose product MNASQSGPATPIDPVKLDRLAEVAIKVGLRLERGQDLLVTAPTVALPLVRKVAEHAYKAGAGLVTPILSDEAITLLRYRYGQDESFDRAANWLYEGMSKAFAANTARLAIVADNPMLLSSEDPSKVARASKATSIAYKPALERIVNFDVNWNIIAYPSPAWAKLVFPQDDEDTAVGKLADAIFAASRVDREDAVANWQAHNEVLRSRRAWLNDQRFGALHFSGPGTDLTVGLADGHEWQGGGSTAKNGITCNANIPTEEVFTTPHARRVDGHVVSTKPLSYQGSLIEGIAVRFEEGRIVEAKATRGEEVLNKVLDTDEGARRLGEVALVPHSSPISKSGLLFFNTLFDENAACHIALGQCYSKCFLNGTNLTPEQIAAQGGNSSLIHIDWMIGSDQIDIDGLYADGRRVPVFRKGEWA is encoded by the coding sequence ATGAATGCGTCACAATCTGGCCCCGCGACACCGATCGATCCCGTCAAGCTCGACCGGCTGGCGGAAGTCGCGATCAAGGTCGGGCTTCGACTTGAAAGAGGGCAGGATCTTCTGGTGACGGCGCCGACGGTCGCATTGCCGCTGGTCCGTAAAGTGGCTGAGCACGCCTACAAGGCCGGCGCCGGCCTGGTGACGCCGATCCTGTCGGACGAAGCGATCACCTTGCTGCGTTATCGGTATGGACAGGATGAGAGTTTCGATCGCGCCGCAAATTGGCTCTATGAGGGAATGTCGAAGGCATTCGCTGCCAACACGGCGCGGCTCGCCATCGTTGCCGATAATCCGATGCTCTTGTCGAGCGAAGATCCGTCGAAGGTGGCGCGGGCCAGCAAGGCGACCTCCATTGCCTACAAGCCGGCGCTGGAGCGGATCGTCAATTTCGACGTCAACTGGAACATCATCGCTTATCCATCGCCAGCATGGGCGAAGCTTGTGTTCCCGCAAGATGACGAAGACACGGCGGTCGGTAAGCTTGCCGATGCCATCTTCGCGGCGTCGCGGGTCGACAGGGAGGACGCCGTCGCAAACTGGCAAGCACACAATGAAGTGCTGCGTAGCCGGAGAGCTTGGCTGAACGATCAGAGATTTGGTGCCTTGCATTTTTCCGGTCCCGGCACTGATCTCACGGTTGGGCTCGCCGACGGACATGAGTGGCAGGGCGGCGGTTCGACCGCCAAGAATGGCATCACCTGCAACGCCAACATTCCGACCGAAGAAGTCTTCACCACGCCGCATGCCCGGCGCGTCGACGGACACGTGGTCAGCACCAAGCCGCTGTCGTACCAGGGCTCGCTGATCGAAGGCATCGCGGTGCGTTTCGAGGAAGGGCGTATTGTCGAGGCGAAGGCGACGCGTGGCGAGGAAGTCCTCAACAAGGTGCTCGATACCGACGAAGGAGCGCGCCGGCTCGGCGAAGTGGCGCTGGTGCCGCATTCGTCACCGATTTCGAAGAGTGGTCTGTTGTTCTTCAACACCCTGTTCGACGAAAATGCGGCCTGCCACATCGCGCTTGGCCAGTGCTATTCGAAATGCTTCCTTAACGGCACCAATCTGACGCCGGAGCAGATTGCGGCGCAGGGCGGCAATTCCAGCCTGATCCACATCGACTGGATGATCGGCTCCGATCAGATCGATATCGACGGTCTTTATGCCGACGGCCGGCGCGTGCCGGTATTTCGGAAGGGCGAGTGGGCCTGA
- a CDS encoding cupin domain-containing protein, with product MELIETNNVVVNLSPRPIEPSWIIEGNPVAQSCVLSQSADGLASTIVWECSEGKFNWYYDFDETIMILEGSIVLENDAMSPTRYGPGDVIFFRDGAHARWHVEGRVRKLAFCRTTQPFILGFAAKVYNKIKRVVFLSEKRVAPGLAST from the coding sequence ATGGAACTGATCGAAACCAACAATGTCGTGGTCAACCTCTCGCCGAGGCCGATCGAGCCGTCCTGGATCATCGAGGGTAATCCGGTCGCGCAATCCTGCGTGCTGTCGCAAAGCGCCGATGGCCTTGCCTCCACCATCGTGTGGGAATGCAGCGAAGGCAAATTCAACTGGTATTACGATTTCGATGAAACGATCATGATCCTGGAAGGTTCGATCGTGCTCGAAAACGACGCGATGAGCCCGACCCGTTATGGACCTGGCGACGTCATCTTCTTCCGCGACGGCGCCCATGCCAGGTGGCATGTCGAAGGACGCGTTCGCAAGCTCGCCTTCTGCCGGACCACCCAACCGTTCATTCTGGGTTTCGCTGCAAAAGTATACAACAAGATCAAGCGCGTCGTGTTCCTGTCCGAGAAGCGGGTGGCGCCGGGTCTAGCCTCGACCTGA
- a CDS encoding amidohydrolase family protein: MVASTLPSAKTGLYADPRPDWLAQHQEDVLDGGRVIVDPHHHLWDRGGQRYLLDDITTDIASGHNVVATVYVEARSMYRASGPEAFRPVGEVEFANGAAAMSASGGYGPAAVCAGIVGHVNLLSGEDARAVLDAEISAGGGRFRGIRHSVAWDSDPNVAHMYATRPKGLLLDPTFRKGFACLAPLGLSFDAWLFHPQIGELTDLARAFPDTQIVLDHCGGPAGTGQYANRREEIFPTWKASIREIAKCPNVVVKLGGLAMCLLGYDFHERARPPSSEELATVWRPYIETCIEAFGVDRAMFESNFPPDKGQCSYQVIFNAFKRIATPLSEAEKDALFSKTAMKVYRLKLE; this comes from the coding sequence ATGGTCGCCAGCACTTTGCCGTCCGCCAAAACCGGCCTTTATGCCGATCCGCGGCCCGACTGGCTGGCCCAGCACCAGGAGGACGTGCTCGACGGCGGGCGTGTGATTGTCGATCCGCATCATCATTTGTGGGACCGCGGCGGCCAACGCTACCTGCTCGACGACATCACGACCGACATCGCCTCCGGCCACAACGTGGTTGCAACCGTCTATGTCGAGGCGCGTTCGATGTACCGCGCCAGCGGACCTGAAGCGTTTCGTCCCGTGGGCGAAGTGGAATTCGCCAACGGCGCGGCGGCGATGAGCGCGAGCGGCGGCTATGGCCCGGCCGCGGTCTGCGCCGGCATCGTCGGCCATGTCAACCTGCTATCGGGTGAAGACGCGCGCGCAGTGCTTGATGCGGAAATATCCGCAGGTGGAGGCCGCTTCCGCGGCATCCGGCATTCTGTCGCCTGGGATTCCGATCCCAACGTCGCGCATATGTACGCGACGCGGCCGAAAGGGCTTCTGCTTGATCCGACGTTCCGAAAAGGCTTTGCCTGCCTCGCGCCGCTCGGCTTGAGCTTTGACGCGTGGCTGTTTCATCCGCAGATCGGCGAACTCACCGACCTCGCGCGCGCCTTTCCCGATACACAGATCGTGCTCGACCATTGCGGCGGGCCGGCCGGCACCGGACAATATGCCAATCGGCGCGAAGAGATTTTCCCGACCTGGAAGGCATCGATCCGCGAGATCGCGAAATGCCCGAATGTCGTCGTCAAGCTCGGCGGGCTCGCGATGTGCCTGCTGGGCTATGACTTCCACGAGCGCGCGCGGCCACCGTCCTCGGAAGAACTGGCTACAGTGTGGCGGCCATATATAGAGACATGCATCGAGGCATTCGGCGTCGATCGCGCGATGTTCGAGAGCAACTTTCCGCCCGACAAAGGCCAGTGCAGTTATCAGGTCATCTTCAACGCCTTCAAGCGCATCGCCACTCCGCTAAGCGAGGCGGAGAAAGACGCGCTGTTCTCGAAAACGGCGATGAAGGTTTACCGACTGAAGCTCGAGTAA
- a CDS encoding MBL fold metallo-hydrolase, whose amino-acid sequence MLRVVAVVFGLLGLSLSMAAAQDAPRGSECLAMAQSPLRVTPVSLPLAAAKAEEVTITYAGHSTYYIDTPGGLRIATDFSGAYTTGRMPDIVTMNRAHSTHYSLFPDPRIAHVFHGWTDDGSPARINERIGDVLVRNVTTDIRRYFMDDSSGEMIKDGNSIFIFEVAGLCIGHLGHLHHKLTDSHFAAIGRLDIVMVPIDGAYTMSLDGVSEITRRLRASVVLPMHRFATPLDEFMRRIGQQFAIDERTERSLTISRESLPQAPTVIILRGV is encoded by the coding sequence ATGTTGCGTGTCGTTGCGGTTGTCTTCGGCCTGTTGGGGCTTTCGCTCTCGATGGCGGCTGCCCAGGATGCCCCGCGCGGCAGCGAATGCCTCGCGATGGCGCAATCGCCGCTCCGCGTTACCCCGGTGTCGCTGCCTCTCGCGGCCGCGAAGGCCGAAGAAGTCACGATCACCTATGCCGGCCATTCGACCTACTACATCGATACGCCCGGGGGGTTGCGGATCGCGACTGACTTCAGCGGCGCCTACACCACCGGCCGCATGCCCGACATCGTCACCATGAACCGGGCGCACAGCACGCATTACTCGCTATTTCCTGACCCGCGCATTGCTCACGTCTTTCACGGCTGGACCGACGATGGCTCTCCGGCCCGGATCAACGAGCGCATCGGTGACGTGCTCGTTCGCAATGTGACCACCGACATCCGCCGCTACTTCATGGACGATTCCAGCGGTGAGATGATCAAGGACGGCAACTCGATCTTCATTTTCGAGGTCGCCGGACTTTGTATCGGCCATCTCGGCCACCTGCACCACAAGCTTACCGACAGCCATTTCGCCGCGATCGGCCGGCTCGACATCGTGATGGTGCCGATCGACGGCGCCTACACCATGTCGCTCGACGGCGTCTCCGAGATCACGCGGCGCTTGCGCGCCTCGGTCGTTCTGCCGATGCATCGCTTCGCCACGCCGCTCGACGAGTTCATGCGCCGGATCGGCCAGCAATTCGCCATCGACGAGCGGACCGAACGCAGCCTGACGATCTCGCGGGAGTCCTTGCCTCAAGCGCCGACAGTGATCATTCTTCGCGGCGTCTAA
- a CDS encoding alpha/beta fold hydrolase: MPESVDRNRRHLLMIGAAMSGGFAMEFSQARAADDGAGQTRSPRAPSSRRLEPLRSVDAGVLNISYYEEGPAAGPAVVLLHGFPYDIHAYVDVAPQLAARGCRVIVPYVRGYGPTRFLDSKTPRSGEQAAVGADLIALIDALKIQRAVFAGYDWGGRAACVAAALWPERCAGLVTVNGYAIQDIAHAMTPAKPTREVAYWYQYYFQIERGRAGLVASRREIAKILWRQWSPNWHFDEATFERTAAAFDNPDYVDVVIHSYRHRYGLVDGDPRYADLERRLAAQPVIAAPTITLDGDADGVNPPTDGTAHAAKFGRRVAHRVIPHAGHNLPQEEPEAFATAVMDVLKA, translated from the coding sequence ATGCCAGAGTCCGTCGACCGCAACCGCCGTCATCTACTCATGATCGGCGCGGCCATGTCAGGAGGGTTTGCGATGGAGTTTTCCCAGGCGCGTGCGGCCGATGATGGCGCAGGCCAAACCCGGTCGCCGCGTGCGCCTTCGTCACGTCGCCTGGAGCCACTTCGCTCCGTCGATGCCGGCGTTCTCAATATTTCCTACTACGAAGAGGGGCCTGCCGCGGGTCCCGCCGTGGTTCTCCTGCACGGCTTCCCTTACGACATTCACGCCTACGTCGATGTCGCCCCGCAACTGGCCGCCAGGGGCTGCCGCGTCATTGTCCCCTATGTGCGCGGCTATGGCCCCACCCGTTTTCTGGATTCCAAAACGCCACGCTCGGGTGAACAGGCTGCCGTCGGTGCCGATCTGATCGCGCTGATCGATGCGCTGAAAATTCAGCGCGCGGTCTTTGCCGGCTATGACTGGGGCGGGCGCGCCGCCTGTGTCGCCGCCGCGCTGTGGCCCGAACGCTGCGCAGGACTGGTGACGGTGAACGGCTACGCCATCCAGGACATCGCGCACGCGATGACGCCGGCCAAGCCGACGCGCGAAGTCGCTTATTGGTATCAGTATTATTTCCAGATTGAGCGCGGCCGCGCAGGCCTTGTGGCCAGCCGGCGCGAGATCGCCAAGATCCTGTGGCGGCAGTGGTCGCCGAATTGGCACTTCGACGAAGCCACCTTCGAGCGGACCGCGGCCGCCTTCGACAATCCCGACTATGTCGATGTCGTGATCCACAGCTATCGCCATCGCTACGGCCTCGTGGACGGCGATCCGCGCTATGCCGATCTGGAGCGGCGTCTCGCGGCGCAGCCGGTTATCGCGGCTCCCACCATTACCCTCGACGGCGATGCGGATGGCGTCAATCCGCCGACCGACGGCACCGCGCACGCGGCGAAATTTGGCCGCCGGGTCGCCCATCGCGTTATTCCGCACGCCGGACATAACCTGCCGCAGGAAGAGCCGGAAGCTTTTGCGACGGCTGTGATGGACGTGTTGAAGGCGTGA